The following proteins are co-located in the Amphiprion ocellaris isolate individual 3 ecotype Okinawa chromosome 7, ASM2253959v1, whole genome shotgun sequence genome:
- the sebox gene encoding homeobox protein SEBOX codes for MALFMDSDLSLLKQNQQKDLVDLKALFGEQEHCKDGCSGSTVSSPEPDRAGGLVEGQRKRKRTIFSRAQLSELEQAFAVTPYPDITLRERLAAHTHLPESKIQVWFQNRRARSIKTGRPPKSSKPVLGGRGFVEPSPGPVASTYPAPPSLADIFRPEQNHSCEDVPQIYSDWIQIYSNPVSPSSSSSTLHQQQPVRSCSKSSESRLWEEEQHRQQHLGPTLTGFLPGSFSQPITRQPHHPATTRSYQAFRNFKPQSLASSGAHQGMYGGSTGGGGHASVDQVVPSHPQPVYWEVTQGQGHHHHHHHHPQMGPQTSMGYISDLIYNAAIVTNFLEF; via the exons ATGGCTCTGTTCATGGACTCGGACTTGTCTTTACTCAAGCAGAACCAGCAGAAGGACCTGGTGGACCTGAAGGCGTTATTTGGAGAACAGGAGCACTGCAAAG ATGGCTGCAGTGGGAGCACCGTGTCCTCCCCGGAGCCAGACCGAGCTGGCGGCCTGGTGGAGGgtcagaggaagaggaagaggaccATCTTCAGCCGGGCCCAGCTGTCGGAGCTGGAGCAGGCCTTCGCTGTGACCCCCTACCCAGACATCACCCTCAGGGAGAGGCTGGCTGCTCACACCCACCTGCCCGAGAGCAAGATCCAG GTTTGGTTCCAAAACAGAAGAGCTAGAAGTATCAAGACTGGCAGACCCCCCAAGTCCAGCAAGCCTGTGCTGGGAGGTAGAGGCTTTGTGGAGCCCTCTCCTGGTCCTGTGGCTTCCACATACCCGGCCCCACCCTCTCTGGCAGACATTTTCAGGCCAGAGCAGAACCACTCCTGTGAGGATGTACCTCAGATTTACTCTGACTGGATCCAGATCTACAGCAACCCTGTATcgccatcctcctcctcctcgaccctccaccagcagcagcccgTTCGCAGCTGCTCCAAATCCTCAGAGTCTCGTCTCTGGGAGGAGGAGCAGCACCGGCAGCAGCACCTGGGACCAACGCTCACCGGTTTCCTTCCCGGTTCATTTTCTCAGCCCATCACCAGGCAGCCTCACCACCCTGCCACCACCCGCTCCTACCAGGCCTTCAGGAACTTCAAGCCCCAGAGCCTGGCTTCATCTGGGGCTCATCAGGGCATGTATGGAGGCAGCACTGGAGGTGGAGGTCATGCCTCGGTAGACCAGGTGGTCCCTTCCCACCCTCAGCCGGTATACTGGGAGGTAACTCAAGGTCAGGgacaccaccaccatcatcatcatcacccaCAGATGGGACCACAGACCTCCATGGGCTACATCTCAGACCTGATCTACAACGCTGCGATTGTTACAAATTTTCTAGAATTCTGA